A part of Methanohalobium evestigatum Z-7303 genomic DNA contains:
- a CDS encoding flavodoxin family protein, whose translation MKILGISGSPNENGNNEKLINLCLETAKKRGFETDHVFISSLNIKPCKACGVCKNGEPCPIDDDMDQVYQQLKDADGIIVSSPVYFGSVTAQIKALFDRSVLLRRQGFQLENKPGGALAIGGSRNGGQEKTLQTIHDWMHIHGMIIAGDNNHFGGTLKKPIGTDEEGTKTANKTVEKLCDILNLMK comes from the coding sequence ATGAAAATATTAGGTATTTCAGGAAGTCCTAATGAAAACGGAAACAACGAAAAACTAATCAATCTGTGTCTGGAAACTGCAAAAAAGAGAGGTTTTGAAACCGACCATGTTTTTATATCTTCATTAAATATAAAACCCTGTAAAGCATGTGGAGTTTGTAAAAACGGTGAACCATGCCCTATAGATGATGATATGGACCAGGTTTACCAGCAATTAAAGGATGCTGATGGTATTATAGTGTCTTCACCAGTATATTTTGGATCTGTTACCGCACAAATCAAAGCACTCTTTGATAGAAGTGTTTTACTCAGAAGACAGGGTTTCCAGTTAGAGAACAAACCCGGTGGAGCACTGGCAATCGGTGGATCAAGAAACGGCGGACAGGAAAAAACATTGCAAACCATTCATGACTGGATGCACATACACGGTATGATTATAGCAGGAGACAACAATCATTTCGGTGGAACCCTGAAAAAACCCATTGGTACTGATGAAGAAGGCACAAAGACCGCAAACAAAACAGTTGAAAAATTATGTGACATCCTTAACCTGATGAAATAA
- a CDS encoding PQQ-dependent sugar dehydrogenase encodes MVSKKKIVLLLTIILIVGIFTGFLWNNFIAERQDNLTSYNLSEIENGSGSEAFATIIANNLVIPWSINFLPDGSIIFTERPGRIQMIDVEQGQLQKPLLTIDEVAHSGEGGLLGITLHPDFSDNHWVYVYYTYEDGENTANKVVRFEKNKRNLVNKTTIIDDIPGSFIHNGGRIKFGPDGYLYITTGDSANGELAQNKNSLAGKILRLEDDGSVPKNNPFPDSPIYSLGHRNPQGLAWDKQDRLWSTEHGSSATDELNLIKPGNNYGWPVIQGDETSTGLENPVIHSGSQTWAPSGAAYLNGSVYFAGLRSQSLYEAEIGDNKSIDLKRHLKRKFGRLRGVVVGPDDFLYIFTSNRDGRGVPTENDDQIIRINPKNLSTSTDNN; translated from the coding sequence ATGGTATCTAAGAAAAAAATAGTTTTATTACTTACTATAATCCTGATTGTAGGAATTTTTACAGGTTTTTTGTGGAACAATTTTATCGCTGAAAGACAAGACAATTTGACATCATACAATCTATCAGAAATTGAAAATGGCAGTGGTTCAGAAGCATTTGCAACCATTATAGCCAACAACCTTGTTATACCATGGTCGATTAATTTTTTGCCCGATGGCAGTATTATATTTACAGAAAGACCCGGTCGAATACAAATGATTGATGTTGAACAGGGTCAGTTACAAAAACCACTCCTAACCATTGACGAAGTTGCTCATAGTGGAGAAGGCGGTTTACTGGGGATTACACTTCACCCAGATTTCAGCGACAACCATTGGGTTTATGTATACTATACCTATGAAGATGGCGAAAACACCGCAAATAAGGTTGTACGATTTGAAAAGAACAAACGTAACCTTGTAAACAAAACGACTATTATTGATGATATTCCTGGAAGTTTTATACATAACGGTGGCAGAATAAAATTTGGTCCTGATGGATATCTTTACATCACCACCGGTGATTCGGCAAATGGTGAACTCGCCCAGAATAAAAATTCACTGGCAGGAAAAATACTTAGACTGGAAGATGATGGTTCAGTTCCCAAAAATAATCCTTTCCCTGATTCTCCCATTTATTCGCTTGGTCACAGGAACCCCCAGGGTCTTGCATGGGATAAGCAGGATAGGTTGTGGTCTACAGAACATGGTTCTTCTGCAACCGACGAACTAAATCTTATAAAACCGGGCAACAATTATGGATGGCCTGTAATCCAGGGTGATGAGACTTCCACCGGACTTGAAAATCCCGTTATTCATAGTGGTAGTCAAACATGGGCTCCTTCTGGTGCTGCCTATTTGAATGGTTCTGTTTATTTTGCAGGTTTGCGTAGTCAAAGTTTATATGAAGCAGAAATAGGAGATAATAAAAGTATAGACCTGAAACGTCATCTTAAAAGAAAGTTTGGAAGGTTGAGAGGTGTAGTTGTTGGTCCTGATGATTTCCTCTACATATTCACCAGCAACCGTGATGGTCGGGGTGTACCTACAGAAAATGATGACCAGATTATCCGGATAAATCCCAAAAATTTGTCCACATCAACAGATAATAATTAA
- a CDS encoding TIGR00296 family protein: MLTNEDGKSAVTLARRAIETYLETGEMIDPSELDLSSIFKEKRGVFVTLKKDGDLRGCIGHPYPDSQLDSAIIDSSISAATRDPRFPPVELPEMNAITLEVTVLSQPELVDVSPEELPEYVEVGKHGLIAKKGYSQGLLLPQVATEQGFDSSEFLSHTCLKAGLSPDEWKKGAQIYCFEGQIFTENTPDGDVSEEDFERACR; encoded by the coding sequence ATGCTAACAAATGAAGATGGAAAATCAGCAGTAACTCTGGCACGGAGAGCGATTGAAACATATCTTGAAACAGGAGAGATGATCGACCCATCAGAGTTAGATTTGTCATCAATTTTTAAAGAGAAAAGGGGAGTATTTGTAACTCTTAAAAAGGATGGAGATCTACGGGGATGCATCGGTCATCCATATCCGGATTCACAGCTTGATAGTGCTATTATTGATTCATCTATATCTGCAGCAACACGTGACCCGAGATTTCCTCCAGTAGAATTACCTGAAATGAATGCAATTACACTGGAGGTTACGGTTCTTTCACAACCAGAACTTGTTGATGTTTCACCAGAGGAACTTCCTGAATATGTAGAAGTGGGAAAACACGGATTGATTGCCAAGAAAGGATATTCACAGGGTCTTTTATTGCCACAGGTGGCAACAGAACAGGGATTTGACTCATCAGAATTTCTGTCGCATACATGCCTGAAAGCAGGACTTTCTCCTGATGAGTGGAAAAAAGGCGCACAAATCTATTGTTTTGAAGGACAGATTTTTACAGAAAACACTCCTGATGGAGATGTTTCTGAAGAAGATTTTGAAAGAGCGTGTCGTTGA
- a CDS encoding phosphoglycerate kinase, producing the protein MANRDFLTIDDFDTEDKTVLVRVDLNSPMDPEGNILDDMRIRSHVATVKELKNAKVVLLAHQSRPGKNDFTTMSPHASKMSKYLGQDIKYIDDIFGTYARQKISSMEKGDVALLENVRFYSEESLERPVSEHEKTHLVRKLAPLFDIYLNDAFSVSHRSHLSIMGFTNVLPSGAGRIMEKEVTSLDLGKSGGGRPSIFVLGGAKVDDSMKVIEHVLSNNDVDRVLVTGLVGNVMLAASGVDIGEENMRFIEKQGYTDQIDRAKTLLDKFNDKIGVPQDLALNDNGKRIEVGVNELATTNHPVNDIGLETIVSYSKEIENAKTVVLNGPAGVSENEEFALGTREIIKAAAKASYSIVGGGHISAEVLNMGVEDSFYHLSTAGGACIDYLAGEKLPGVEILKEVK; encoded by the coding sequence TTGGCAAATAGGGATTTTCTTACAATTGATGACTTTGATACAGAAGATAAAACTGTTCTTGTTAGAGTAGACCTGAATTCCCCCATGGATCCTGAAGGAAATATACTTGATGATATGAGAATAAGAAGCCATGTTGCAACGGTAAAAGAACTGAAAAACGCTAAAGTTGTTTTGCTTGCACATCAGAGTAGACCAGGTAAAAATGATTTCACTACAATGAGTCCGCATGCTTCAAAAATGTCCAAATACCTCGGTCAGGATATAAAATATATTGATGATATCTTCGGCACATATGCAAGACAGAAAATATCATCTATGGAAAAAGGTGATGTAGCACTTCTTGAAAATGTAAGGTTCTATTCTGAGGAAAGTCTTGAACGTCCGGTATCTGAACATGAAAAAACTCATCTTGTGAGAAAACTGGCACCTCTTTTTGATATATACCTAAATGATGCATTTTCTGTCTCTCACAGATCACATCTGTCTATAATGGGATTTACTAATGTACTCCCAAGTGGAGCAGGCAGAATTATGGAAAAAGAGGTAACGTCTCTTGATCTGGGTAAAAGTGGAGGTGGAAGACCATCTATTTTTGTACTCGGGGGAGCAAAAGTAGATGATTCCATGAAAGTAATAGAGCATGTGCTGTCAAATAATGATGTTGACAGAGTTCTTGTCACAGGTTTGGTGGGTAACGTCATGCTTGCAGCGTCAGGTGTCGATATAGGCGAAGAAAATATGAGATTTATTGAAAAACAGGGCTATACCGATCAAATTGACAGAGCAAAAACATTGCTTGATAAATTCAACGACAAAATAGGAGTACCTCAAGACCTTGCATTAAACGATAATGGAAAACGTATAGAAGTTGGTGTAAATGAGCTTGCAACAACTAACCATCCTGTAAATGATATTGGTCTTGAGACAATTGTTTCATATTCTAAAGAAATAGAAAATGCAAAAACAGTAGTACTCAATGGTCCTGCGGGAGTGTCTGAAAACGAAGAGTTTGCACTTGGTACACGTGAAATTATCAAAGCAGCTGCAAAAGCAAGTTATTCTATTGTTGGAGGCGGCCATATATCTGCAGAAGTCCTTAATATGGGCGTTGAAGACAGCTTTTATCATTTAAGTACAGCAGGTGGTGCATGTATTGATTATCTTGCTGGTGAAAAACTGCCAGGTGTAGAAATATTAAAAGAAGTCAAATAA
- a CDS encoding RNA-guided endonuclease InsQ/TnpB family protein, with product MWYNIIVSRTETIRLNHENKLSRLCHISKNLYNQANYIIRQNWLNGYGYTKYEKVNEELKGTENYSILPSQTAQQTLKMVDKNWKSFFNSLKDYKINPHKYEGKPKPPNYKKKDGEFLLIFTSQQLTRGIKNNYLKFPKKLGLKIKTRLNEDTHIQQVRIVPLGVGYKCEIVYKQKIEHINLNENNIASIDLGINNIITMVNNIGEKPIVIKGGGVKSINQYYNKKKSQWKSFYDKRGFDETKRLEKIYQKRNNKINDFFHKVSKKIINYCIENNIGTLIVGYNEGWKQDSNIGKKNNQNFVQIPFFKLKKQIEYKAEDAGIKVVFQEESYTSKCSFLDDEPVERRTSYLGKRIKRGLFRSSNGTIINADVNGAYNIMKKAIPDLDGIECSVTPGEYISRM from the coding sequence TTGTGGTATAATATAATTGTGTCAAGAACTGAAACTATTCGCTTAAACCACGAAAACAAACTTTCACGACTTTGCCACATATCCAAAAATCTCTACAATCAAGCAAATTACATAATTAGACAGAATTGGCTCAATGGTTATGGTTATACTAAATATGAAAAAGTAAATGAAGAACTGAAAGGAACTGAAAATTATTCAATTCTACCATCTCAAACAGCTCAACAGACTCTAAAAATGGTCGATAAAAATTGGAAATCATTTTTCAATTCGCTAAAAGACTACAAAATTAATCCTCATAAGTACGAAGGTAAACCAAAACCGCCAAACTATAAGAAAAAAGACGGAGAATTCCTTTTAATATTTACATCACAACAACTAACCAGAGGAATAAAAAACAATTATCTCAAGTTTCCCAAAAAACTGGGATTAAAAATCAAAACAAGATTAAATGAGGATACTCATATTCAACAAGTGCGTATAGTTCCTCTTGGTGTTGGTTATAAATGTGAAATAGTCTATAAACAAAAAATTGAACATATTAATTTAAATGAAAATAATATAGCATCAATTGATTTAGGGATTAACAACATCATAACCATGGTAAATAACATTGGTGAAAAGCCAATTGTTATTAAAGGTGGTGGGGTTAAGAGCATAAATCAATACTACAACAAAAAGAAATCTCAATGGAAATCGTTTTATGACAAAAGAGGTTTTGATGAAACAAAAAGATTGGAAAAAATATACCAAAAAAGAAACAACAAGATAAACGATTTTTTCCATAAAGTTAGTAAAAAGATAATCAACTATTGCATCGAAAACAACATCGGCACTCTGATAGTAGGTTACAATGAAGGATGGAAACAAGATTCTAACATTGGTAAGAAAAATAATCAAAATTTTGTGCAGATTCCATTCTTCAAGTTGAAGAAGCAAATAGAATATAAAGCTGAAGATGCTGGTATAAAAGTTGTGTTTCAGGAAGAATCTTATACGTCAAAGTGCTCGTTCCTCGATGATGAACCAGTTGAGAGAAGGACTTCTTATCTTGGTAAAAGAATTAAAAGAGGGCTTTTCCGATCATCTAACGGCACTATAATCAATGCCGATGTAAATGGTGCCTATAATATTATGAAAAAAGCAATCCCTGATTTAGATGGGATAGAGTGTAGCGTTACACCCGGTGAGTATATCTCACGAATGTAA
- a CDS encoding phosphotransacetylase family protein, which translates to MVSILISSSEEYSGKSGICNGLGRILKDRGYSIGYMKPIGNLLIDKDGFLTDEDAEESRTLLGLDDSLSDITPILQTENLIHDALMGVEKHFDKILTDAYSNISRNRDIVFIEGSGGIGSGAMYNLSDPEIASILGSKILLVTRYDSIYAVDRILCDLKLVPDSDMIAGIILNEVPESNLEKVSELVIPYLERKGIKVFGVIPQDITLRSVPISDIVDDLNAEVLTGADNLNTLVERYLVGAMEVNSAIKYFRRVPNCAVITGGDRSDIQLAAIEAKAKCLVLTGNLRPSEAVLGSAEEANIPVILVRGDTMSTIKRMESLIGRARIKQELKIKKMMELINNNVDVDNFIKSIGL; encoded by the coding sequence TTGGTATCTATATTAATCAGTTCATCCGAAGAATATTCGGGGAAAAGCGGAATATGTAATGGTCTTGGAAGGATTTTGAAGGATAGGGGTTATTCTATAGGTTATATGAAACCAATAGGAAATCTGTTAATTGATAAAGACGGATTTTTGACTGATGAGGATGCAGAAGAAAGCCGTACATTACTCGGTCTTGATGATTCTCTAAGTGATATCACTCCAATACTTCAAACAGAGAATTTAATCCATGATGCACTCATGGGTGTTGAAAAGCATTTTGATAAAATATTAACCGATGCATATTCGAATATATCCAGAAATAGAGACATCGTCTTTATAGAAGGCAGTGGCGGTATCGGCAGTGGAGCGATGTATAACCTGTCAGATCCGGAAATCGCCTCGATACTGGGTTCTAAAATACTGCTTGTTACCAGATATGATTCGATTTATGCAGTCGACAGAATACTCTGTGATTTAAAACTGGTACCTGATTCTGACATGATTGCTGGTATTATATTGAATGAAGTACCAGAAAGCAATCTTGAAAAAGTTTCAGAACTTGTGATTCCATACCTTGAGAGAAAAGGAATTAAAGTGTTTGGTGTGATTCCACAGGATATAACTCTTCGATCAGTTCCGATATCTGATATTGTTGATGATTTGAATGCAGAAGTGCTTACAGGCGCAGACAACTTAAATACACTGGTTGAACGTTATCTGGTCGGAGCAATGGAGGTTAATTCAGCCATAAAATACTTCAGAAGAGTTCCAAACTGTGCAGTGATAACAGGCGGGGACAGGTCAGACATACAGCTTGCAGCAATTGAAGCAAAAGCAAAGTGTCTGGTGCTTACAGGAAACTTACGTCCCAGTGAAGCGGTACTTGGTAGTGCTGAAGAGGCAAACATTCCTGTAATCCTTGTCCGCGGTGATACCATGAGTACAATTAAACGCATGGAAAGTTTAATAGGTCGTGCGCGGATAAAACAGGAACTTAAAATTAAAAAGATGATGGAATTAATTAATAATAATGTAGATGTTGATAATTTCATCAAATCCATTGGTTTGTAA
- the acs gene encoding acetate--CoA ligase alpha subunit: MLEKMFNAGSVAVIGASRTEGKVGNSVLKNLVNDFDGDIVPINPNSEEIMGLKSYPDILDVPDNIDLAVIVIPARFVPETIDKCGRAGVKSVIVISAGFKEAGVEGAKLERESVETARKYGIRMLGPNCLGLIDTTSNLNASFASFMAHKGNIGLMSQSGAICTSTLDWADKNRVGFSKFISLGNKADLSENDFLQELCNDDSTAVIAAYLEGVKNGPEFIDIARRVTSIKPVVMVKSGRTSAGSRAVSSHTGTLAGSDEAYNAAFRQSGIIRADSLQEMLDYIRAFSSQPVPEGKNMAILTNAGGFGILTADACYNEGLSLASFDESTIQALRENLPPNSNLYNPVDLLGDAGSDLYAFAIDVLLEDPHVDGIIVLTSPQAMTEVDKVAGIVADKVQTSTKPILCSFVGGTQVSEGERILNDYSIPNYPFPERAVASMRALSTYNYIRKQSYTKPPEITADKETVKSIIDEASQSKRLTLGLESLDILRAYEIPTVKTKIVKNLKEAIKACKQIGYPVVMKIVSPDISHKTDVGGVRLNLNNADDVERAYHTMMADVYRYMPDADITGVQVQEMVSGGKEVIIGMNQDVQFGPLLMFGMGGIYVELLKDVSFNVAPINRDEAKHMISSIKTYPILAGIRGEKPYDINSVADTLIKISQLVNDFPQILELDINPLVVLPDNQGCVAMDLRLTLREEE; encoded by the coding sequence ATGCTGGAAAAGATGTTTAATGCGGGTTCAGTAGCCGTTATAGGGGCATCACGTACTGAAGGAAAAGTAGGGAATTCGGTGCTTAAAAACCTTGTTAATGATTTTGATGGAGATATTGTACCTATAAACCCAAATTCTGAAGAGATAATGGGTTTGAAAAGTTATCCTGATATTTTGGATGTTCCTGATAACATCGACCTGGCTGTTATTGTGATACCTGCTCGGTTTGTACCAGAAACCATTGATAAATGCGGGCGTGCAGGAGTAAAAAGTGTTATAGTTATATCTGCAGGTTTCAAAGAAGCAGGTGTAGAAGGAGCAAAACTGGAAAGAGAATCTGTAGAAACCGCTCGGAAATATGGAATACGGATGCTTGGTCCAAACTGTCTTGGTCTGATAGATACTACATCCAACCTTAATGCATCATTTGCCTCTTTCATGGCACATAAAGGAAACATTGGATTAATGTCCCAATCAGGAGCGATATGTACATCAACCCTTGACTGGGCTGATAAAAACAGAGTGGGTTTTTCAAAGTTTATAAGTCTGGGGAATAAGGCAGATCTTTCAGAAAATGATTTTCTTCAGGAATTATGCAATGACGACTCTACAGCAGTAATAGCAGCTTATCTTGAAGGTGTGAAAAACGGTCCGGAGTTTATAGACATAGCACGCAGGGTTACCAGTATTAAACCTGTAGTAATGGTTAAATCCGGTAGGACATCTGCAGGTTCAAGAGCTGTTTCCTCTCATACGGGTACTCTTGCAGGTTCAGATGAAGCCTATAATGCTGCATTTCGACAGAGTGGGATAATACGTGCTGATTCGCTGCAAGAAATGCTGGATTATATTCGTGCTTTCTCGTCCCAGCCTGTACCGGAAGGTAAAAACATGGCAATTCTGACAAATGCAGGTGGTTTTGGGATATTGACAGCGGATGCATGTTACAATGAAGGACTTTCCTTGGCATCATTTGATGAGTCCACTATACAAGCTCTTCGGGAAAATCTACCTCCAAATTCCAACCTTTACAATCCTGTGGATTTACTTGGCGACGCTGGGTCTGACCTTTACGCATTTGCAATCGATGTATTGCTGGAAGATCCTCATGTTGATGGAATAATAGTTCTGACTTCTCCACAGGCTATGACTGAAGTGGATAAAGTGGCTGGAATAGTTGCGGATAAGGTCCAAACATCCACAAAACCGATTCTTTGTAGTTTTGTCGGAGGTACACAGGTATCAGAAGGTGAAAGAATATTAAACGACTACAGTATTCCAAATTATCCGTTTCCTGAAAGAGCAGTTGCCAGTATGAGGGCTTTGAGTACCTATAATTATATCAGGAAACAGAGCTATACCAAACCACCAGAAATTACTGCTGATAAAGAGACAGTCAAATCTATTATTGATGAAGCATCACAGTCCAAGAGGCTAACACTTGGTCTGGAATCACTGGATATATTAAGAGCCTATGAAATACCAACAGTAAAAACAAAAATAGTGAAGAATCTAAAAGAAGCCATCAAAGCCTGCAAACAGATAGGTTATCCTGTGGTGATGAAGATTGTATCTCCTGACATCTCTCATAAGACCGATGTAGGCGGGGTGAGGTTAAACCTTAATAATGCGGATGATGTAGAACGAGCCTACCATACTATGATGGCAGATGTTTATCGGTATATGCCTGATGCTGATATAACTGGTGTACAGGTGCAGGAAATGGTGTCAGGTGGAAAAGAAGTAATCATTGGTATGAATCAGGATGTCCAGTTTGGACCTCTTCTTATGTTTGGAATGGGGGGGATTTATGTAGAACTGTTAAAGGATGTATCGTTTAATGTAGCACCCATAAACAGAGATGAAGCAAAACATATGATATCTTCCATAAAAACATATCCAATTCTTGCAGGAATAAGGGGAGAAAAGCCCTATGATATTAATTCGGTAGCTGACACACTCATTAAAATTTCACAACTTGTAAATGATTTCCCGCAGATACTTGAACTGGATATAAATCCGTTGGTAGTTTTACCTGATAATCAGGGTTGTGTTGCTATGGATCTCAGGTTAACATTAAGAGAAGAAGAATGA
- a CDS encoding chloride channel protein, whose product MQDSSLIQKTKGYIYQWFQNESVFTNTLATVVGILTGLAIVIYEHLIKDFTDFFFGTVSQYPSYFVILVPATGGLLVGLISYMFVNSRRSDVEEIIESSALHDGKIRHKYAFLEVLSSLISISSGGSVGKESPGVLAGSGIGSYVAHILKTNREHSKILVGCGASGGIAAAFNAPLAGVVFVVEVIFGELKSNTFIPIVVAAVFSNLVSNMIFGVMPIEVSYFKLVSPVNELFLYLILGVLAGVVSIIIIRSMYLFYDGFHKLPFHPISKPAIGGLGVGLIGLFYPQIFGVGYNVIMNVLANEFTMQLMLILLFLKIFAFSLTLGSGGSGGSIVPALFVGAMLGGVYGNIVNGIFPDMTAEAGAYAMVGMGSVFAGTLHAPLTGMLILFELTRDYQLILPLMFACVISNAIANALHLESLYTEGLRRRGLKIWGGQQVDVMKSMLVEDAMVKDVQSVLENNTVGTLIHMMQSSKHGGFPVLDLNRKLRGIVTLQDLREKVKYGEVNQRISEIMYKNVAVAYPDETLDTVLNRLAKLDIGRLPVVSRDDETELLGLITRSDIINTYNKKIITRKQESEEG is encoded by the coding sequence TTGCAGGATAGCTCTCTTATCCAGAAAACGAAAGGTTATATCTATCAGTGGTTCCAAAACGAATCAGTATTTACAAATACCCTTGCAACGGTAGTAGGTATTCTTACTGGTTTAGCCATCGTTATCTACGAACACCTGATAAAAGACTTTACTGATTTTTTCTTTGGGACAGTTTCCCAGTATCCCTCATATTTTGTAATTCTGGTTCCTGCAACTGGTGGTTTACTGGTAGGACTTATCAGCTACATGTTTGTAAATTCAAGGCGTAGTGATGTCGAAGAGATTATAGAATCAAGCGCCCTACATGATGGAAAAATACGGCATAAATATGCTTTTCTGGAAGTTTTATCATCCCTTATATCTATAAGCTCTGGTGGTTCGGTTGGTAAAGAATCACCCGGTGTACTGGCTGGTTCAGGTATAGGGTCATATGTTGCACATATACTAAAAACAAACCGCGAACATTCCAAGATACTTGTAGGATGCGGTGCCTCTGGAGGAATCGCAGCTGCTTTTAATGCACCTCTTGCAGGTGTAGTATTTGTTGTTGAAGTTATATTTGGTGAATTAAAATCTAATACCTTCATTCCAATTGTTGTCGCCGCAGTTTTTTCTAACCTTGTTTCCAATATGATATTTGGAGTTATGCCAATAGAGGTTTCATATTTTAAACTGGTAAGTCCTGTAAACGAATTGTTTTTATATCTGATATTGGGAGTACTTGCAGGTGTTGTATCCATTATTATTATCAGATCGATGTATCTGTTCTATGACGGGTTTCATAAACTCCCCTTCCATCCAATATCCAAACCTGCAATTGGAGGTCTTGGCGTTGGTCTGATAGGACTCTTCTACCCCCAGATTTTTGGTGTGGGATACAATGTAATAATGAATGTTCTGGCAAATGAATTCACGATGCAGCTCATGTTGATATTGCTGTTTCTGAAAATTTTTGCGTTTTCTCTCACCCTTGGTTCAGGCGGTTCTGGTGGGTCGATTGTTCCTGCATTATTTGTTGGCGCTATGCTTGGTGGTGTATATGGAAACATCGTCAATGGTATATTTCCGGATATGACTGCAGAGGCAGGAGCATACGCAATGGTTGGTATGGGTTCTGTATTTGCAGGTACACTGCATGCTCCGCTTACTGGAATGCTTATCCTTTTCGAACTGACAAGAGATTACCAGCTTATCCTTCCGCTTATGTTTGCATGTGTTATCAGTAATGCAATAGCAAATGCTCTCCACCTTGAATCGTTATATACAGAAGGATTGAGACGTCGTGGACTAAAAATATGGGGTGGTCAGCAGGTTGATGTTATGAAGTCCATGCTTGTTGAAGATGCAATGGTCAAAGATGTACAATCTGTACTGGAAAATAACACTGTTGGCACATTGATACATATGATGCAATCAAGCAAACATGGTGGATTTCCTGTACTTGATCTAAACCGCAAGTTACGTGGTATTGTGACTCTACAGGACTTACGTGAAAAGGTCAAGTATGGAGAAGTTAACCAGAGAATTTCGGAAATAATGTACAAAAATGTAGCCGTAGCTTACCCCGATGAAACACTGGACACTGTCCTTAACCGGCTTGCTAAACTGGACATAGGGAGACTTCCTGTTGTGTCAAGAGATGACGAAACCGAACTGTTAGGATTAATCACCCGAAGCGACATAATCAATACCTACAACAAGAAAATCATTACAAGAAAACAGGAAAGTGAAGAAGGATAA
- a CDS encoding IS607 family transposase: MKAGDVLKTLRITRPTLYRYVENGYIKRTLLPNGQYEYDDESVYAFLNKDVKRKTVIYARVSTSKQKKDLENQVQMLETWAFNSGYQVNHIYSDVSSGISFEKRKDFFKMLDEITNYKVENVIISYKDRLSRVGFELFYHLFSKYGTNIIVVSDIGNKKLDDEEVFSEITSLLHCYSMKLYSKTRAKSIEIKKEE, encoded by the coding sequence ATAAAAGCAGGTGATGTTTTAAAAACGTTGAGAATAACAAGACCAACATTGTATAGATATGTAGAAAATGGTTATATAAAAAGAACTTTACTCCCGAATGGACAATATGAATATGACGATGAATCTGTTTATGCTTTCTTAAATAAGGATGTGAAAAGAAAAACTGTGATATATGCCAGAGTTTCAACATCAAAACAGAAAAAAGACCTTGAAAACCAAGTGCAAATGCTTGAAACATGGGCGTTTAATTCGGGTTATCAAGTAAATCATATTTATTCGGATGTGTCTTCAGGGATTTCGTTTGAAAAGAGAAAAGATTTCTTTAAGATGTTGGATGAAATTACTAACTATAAAGTCGAAAACGTAATTATATCATATAAAGATAGACTAAGTAGAGTTGGGTTTGAATTGTTTTACCATTTGTTTTCCAAATACGGCACCAACATAATCGTTGTGTCGGATATCGGAAACAAAAAATTGGATGATGAAGAAGTGTTCAGTGAAATAACATCTCTACTACATTGTTATTCCATGAAGCTATACAGCAAAACAAGAGCAAAGTCAATAGAAATAAAGAAAGAAGAATGA